A single region of the Epinephelus fuscoguttatus linkage group LG14, E.fuscoguttatus.final_Chr_v1 genome encodes:
- the soul3 gene encoding heme-binding protein soul3 yields the protein MDRGGCQMSGGGGGGGDRSGPEESGMITLEDLESFSEDQLSDSGNGSLEEEAETMEDDEQSDRLLQYWQDVARGHQVEVAQDMAEPINQLTSNNSGRSTREHIPFTLLSRKEKCGELLYEKRHYEKGHWACITMREDTYEQSICYGFMKIMRYICQQNSLGEYLGMTLPIVTVVRTNENHSVISNDVTVAYFLPAEHQAQPPQPQDNDIIIEIWPATTVFTRPFSGPTNEVTIINQISAMAEQLDSPGLCINDSFIVAGYTNPAHSNRQNEIWFLERR from the exons ATGGACCGAGGTGGCTGCCAAATGAGcggcggtggcggcggtggcggtGACCGCAGCGGGCCCGAGGAGTCCGGGATGATCACACTGGAGGACCTGGAGTCGTTCTCGGAAGACCAACTGTCAGACTCGGGCAACGGCAGCCtcgaggaggaggcagagaccATGGAGGACGACGAGCAGTCAGACCGGCTGCTGCAGTACTGGCAGGACGTGGCGAGGGGACACCAAGTGGAAGTTGCTCaag ATATGGCAGAGCCCATTAATCAACTAACCAGCAACAACAGTGGACGAAGTACCAGAGAACACATCCCCTTCACCCTCCTCTCACGCAAAGAGAAG TGTGGGGAGCTGCTGTATGAGAAACGCCACTATGAAAAAGGCCACTGGGCTTGTATAACAATGCGTGAGGACACTTACGAACAGAGCATCTGCTATGGTTTCATGAAGATAATGAGATACATCTGCCAGCAGAACTCCTTGG GTGAATACCTGGGCATGACACTGCCTATCGTCACAGTGGTGCGCACAAACGAGAACCATTCTGTGATCTCCAACGACGTCACTGTGGCATATTTCCTACCTGCTGAGCATCAGGCCCAGCCCCCACAACCTCAAgacaatgacatcatcataGAGATCTGGCCCGCCACTACTGTATTCACAAG GCCCTTTAGTGGTCCCACCAATGAAGTGACCATCATTAACCAGATCAGCGCCATGGCTGAGCAGCTAGACTCCCCCGGTTTGTGCATCAACGACTCGTTCATCGTGGCTGGCTACACCAACCCTGCCCACAGCAACCGTCAGAATGAGATCTGGTTCCTAGAGCGACGCTGA
- the iqcc gene encoding IQ domain-containing protein C gives MDRSKWEHILTCFQASARGYLVRNEIRRAREDFEDIVTDIDGGLTHVEWRQGVIPIPRFTDPESPFLRLSSSASKPPNPRLDVSASHHSPSSSSSAPLSENRGDHPVLLERTEAERDDSQTKGQASLSQYCFHSSSVRGDGEGQRESTMEEKDGDSTTVWSSLELDVSYGHSHKGPQQYGLAQEVPCTPEALRLHRNTLTMELVWLQQAIESRKKYLSLKDRLSVSRQQT, from the exons ATGGACAGAAGCAAATGGGAGCATATACTCACCTGTTTTCAG GCTTCTGCACGTGGATACCTGGTGAGAAACGAAATCCGTCGTGCACGAGAAGACTTTGAGGACATCGTGACAGACATTGATGGAGGCTTGACCCATGTAGAGTGGAGGCAGGGGGTTATTCCCATCCCTCGCTTCACAGACCCT GAAAGCCCATTTCTACGACTCAGCAGCTCTGCCAGCAAACCTCCAAACCCACGACTGGATGTCAGTGCCAGCCACCACagtccatcatcatcatcctcagcaCCCTTATCAGAGAACAGAGGAGATCATCCTGTCCTGTTGGAGAGgacagaagcagagagagatgaTTCACAAACCAAAGGGCAGGCCTCTCTTTCTCAGTACTGTTTCCACAGCAGCAGTGTTAGAGGGGatggagagggacagagagaaagcacaatggaggagaaagatGGAGACTCTACTACCGTCTGGAGCAGTTTGGAGCTGGACGTGAGCTATGGTCACTCTCACAAAG GTCCTCAGCAGTACGGCTTGGCTCAGGAGGTGCCCTGTACCCCAGAGGCCTTGCGTCTCCATAGAAACACCCTGACCATGGAGCTGGTTTGGCTCCAGCAGGCCATTGAAAGCAGGAAGAAG taCTTGTCACTGAAGGACAGGCTGAGTGTTTCCCGACAGCAGACGTAA